In Bufo gargarizans isolate SCDJY-AF-19 chromosome 5, ASM1485885v1, whole genome shotgun sequence, the following are encoded in one genomic region:
- the TSNARE1 gene encoding t-SNARE domain-containing protein 1 isoform X2: protein MSPKQDRLQLDRLKSQLSEAIQRYGAVQTKIAEKSKSLLNGGQKNQEQSPRTPFSDIADDEKIFNGGDEQWQHQGQSQDLSNITDEDLEQIRKKEEAIKQIESDMLDVNQIMKDLASIVYEQGHDIDSIEANIETASSHVESANRQLAKASQHQRRNFRMACAPRKRKEKFSPLELEILVAEVTKHHSKLYGSERVNLSQPARERIWLEIAKKINSVARSPRTTRDLRRRWDDMKRRTKEKLAIIKRSVVTTGGVTRNCSPSLLHNDTNSDIYPGYGGEDDDDDHDDIDVEVDAPHIALELQSDEEENGPGCTWVPLKTIEMAVSNEPDMSDHPVIIQTSASSPSPPSSPQIQMKSSYMRRLSPATPHMRRNQEVSDFEKQLMESQIQQNTLLSSWYQQQTSLMVQQNLILENLVEQSRRLADNVESLNRTLEKMVDGNHLHRETVHFVQERKQGPSTTRPTPRTASGESGGPSGTEAYSGMILKVEEEL, encoded by the exons AGTCCTCGGACCCCCTTCTCTGACATTGCGGACGATGAGAAGATCTTTAATGGTGGTGATGAACAGTGGCAGCACCAGGGTCAAAGCCAGGACTTGTCTAACATCACAGATGAAGATCTTGAGCAGATCCGTAAGAAGGAAGAGGCTATAAAGCAGATTGAG AGTGATATGCTGGATGTCAATCAGATAATGAAAGATTTGGCGTCCATTGTGTATGAACAAGGTCACGATATAG ATAGCATTGAAGCCAATATTGAGACTGCTTCATCACATGTAGAATCTGCCAATCGCCAGTTGGCCAAAGCAAGTCAGCACCAA AGGCGCAACTTTAGAATGGCCTGTGCACCCAGGAAGAGGAAAGAGAAATTTTCCCCTCTCGAACTCGAAATTTTGGTGGCCGAAGTAACCAAACATCACTCGAAACTCTACGGAAGTGAGAGAGTAAATCTGAGCCAACCAGCTAGAGAAAGGATCTGGTTAGAAATTGCCAAGAAAATCAATTCAGTGGCCCGATCTCCCAGAACCACTAGAGACTTGAGAAGGCGATGGGATGACATGAAGAGACGGACTAAGGAAAAGCTGGCAATCATAAAACGGTCGGTTGTGACCACAGGTGGTGTGACCAGGAACTGTAGCCCTTCGCTTCTACACAATGATACAAATAGTGATATTTATCCTGGATATGGAGGCGAAGATGATGATGACGATCATGACGACATCGATGTGGAAGTTGACGCCCCACATATTGCTCTGGAGCTTCAGTCAG ATGAGGAGGAAAATGGCCCTGGTTGTACATGGGTACCCCTAAAAACAATAGAAATGGCTGTTTCAAATGAACCCGATATGTCTGATCATCCTGTGATCATTCAGACTTCTGCTTCTTCTCCATCTCCTCCATCCTCTCCTCAGATCCAGATGAAATCAAGCTACATGAGGAGACTTTCTCCAGCAACTCCGCACATGCGCCGGAATCAAGAAGTCTCCGATTTTGAAAAACAGTTGATGGAGAGTCAGATACAACAGAACACTCTTTTATCGTCTTGGTATCAGCAACAAACATCCCTTATGGTCCAGCAAAACCTCATACTGGAGAACCTTGTAGAACAAAGCCGACGCTTGGCAGACAATGTGGAGTCTTTAAACCGGACCTTGGAAAAAATGGTGGATGGGAACCATTTGCACAGGGAGACAGTTCATTTTGTACAGGAACGTAAGCAAGGTCCTTCCACCACCCGACCAACTCCCCGAACAGCTAGTGGCGAGTCTGGTGGTCCCTCCGGAACGGAAGCATACTCCGGTATGATCTTGAAAGTCGAAGAAGAACTGTAG